A stretch of Campylobacter gracilis DNA encodes these proteins:
- a CDS encoding M48 family metallopeptidase, translating into MAEQKVSLNLLGLPISLRFKRMKYARIRISKDCEISVSVPRSYTAAQAKDFILKHESWIRQTLERLRSKLLASDQVRILGKIYKLKFSREVGLGTNCGANESLGDSGVRDCVDDGASSGAGGVNSAHLQSGAGISGSGVNGGDMRGSANNGTGGMNDGAGGGAGSEISKFHSGGRISQSDTASEDFKFNLPGDAAQGLAQQSKMRQSGGFIDTAAQNGAADADLEFNLAREDASLESSENLKFNPNALGARGQNLNRGGAQNLAGDGFFKSSRIQTEALEQNGDGPVDTAAQNVFEQSRNEILKFHLGGRVPQSNDASKFNSTSSGEILKFKPIAGEGISKSASENAPQNVAQSAQAAERDEPDFTIKNFIRSSKFKDKIFMSRDVILCESEGEFAAFKKAFALEIYLRYIAKLSPQIGRKIARVRVRKMQTRWGSCNHAKGYLNFSLSLIERDPRFVEYVVLHELAHLIHANHGADFYALIAQIMPDFRARIKLGKG; encoded by the coding sequence ATGGCAGAGCAAAAAGTTAGTCTAAATTTGCTAGGCTTACCGATCAGTCTGCGTTTTAAGCGGATGAAATACGCGCGCATCCGCATTAGCAAGGACTGCGAGATCAGCGTCAGCGTGCCGCGCTCCTACACCGCGGCGCAAGCGAAAGACTTCATCCTAAAGCACGAAAGCTGGATCCGCCAAACGCTAGAGCGGCTGCGAAGCAAGCTCTTAGCAAGCGATCAGGTTAGAATTTTAGGCAAAATTTACAAGCTAAAATTTAGCCGCGAGGTCGGGCTCGGCACAAACTGCGGCGCGAATGAAAGTTTAGGCGATAGCGGCGTGCGGGACTGCGTGGATGACGGTGCGAGTAGCGGCGCAGGCGGCGTAAATTCAGCTCATTTACAAAGCGGCGCAGGCATAAGCGGTAGCGGCGTCAATGGCGGCGATATGAGAGGCAGCGCAAATAACGGCACGGGTGGCATGAATGACGGTGCGGGCGGCGGCGCGGGAAGTGAAATTTCAAAATTTCACTCGGGTGGGCGCATCTCGCAAAGTGACACGGCAAGCGAGGATTTTAAATTTAACCTACCTGGCGATGCAGCGCAAGGGCTCGCGCAACAGAGCAAAATGCGGCAAAGCGGCGGGTTTATAGATACAGCGGCGCAAAATGGCGCAGCGGACGCAGATTTGGAATTTAATCTCGCGAGAGAGGACGCAAGCCTGGAAAGCAGCGAAAATTTAAAATTTAACCCAAATGCTTTGGGCGCGCGGGGGCAAAATTTAAATCGCGGCGGCGCACAAAATTTAGCGGGCGATGGGTTTTTCAAATCGAGCCGTATCCAGACAGAAGCGCTAGAGCAAAACGGCGACGGGCCTGTAGATACCGCGGCGCAAAATGTTTTCGAACAATCCCGCAACGAAATTCTAAAATTTCACTTGGGTGGGCGCGTTCCGCAAAGCAATGATGCGAGTAAATTTAACTCCACCTCAAGCGGCGAAATTTTAAAATTTAAACCTATCGCGGGTGAAGGAATTTCAAAATCCGCGAGCGAAAACGCGCCGCAAAATGTAGCACAAAGCGCGCAAGCGGCGGAGCGCGACGAGCCCGATTTTACGATCAAAAATTTTATCCGAAGCTCTAAATTTAAAGATAAAATTTTCATGTCACGAGACGTGATCTTGTGCGAGAGCGAGGGCGAGTTTGCGGCGTTTAAAAAGGCTTTTGCGCTTGAGATTTATCTGCGCTATATCGCGAAGCTTTCCCCGCAGATAGGCCGCAAGATCGCGCGAGTGCGGGTGCGCAAAATGCAGACGCGCTGGGGCAGCTGCAACCACGCAAAGGGCTATCTCAACTTCTCGCTAAGCCTGATAGAGCGGGATCCGCGCTTCGTCGAATACGTCGTGCTGCACGAGCTCGCGCACCTCATCCATGCAAACCACGGAGCGGATTTTTACGCGCTCATCGCGCAGATCATGCCCGATTTTAGGGCACGTATCAAGCTAGGCAAGGGCTAG
- the dnaJ gene encoding molecular chaperone DnaJ: MEEDYYEILGVARDADAETIKKAFRKLALQFHPDRNQGDKESEEKFKKINEAYQILSDDQKRRMYDRYGKEGISGAYGGAGGGGFDFGSIFGDFFEQAFGGGGRSTRPSDPYGIDTELAVTLEFKEALEGVHKEIKYKIKKPCSTCDATGSKDKKRHTCSACGGTGRVAVRRGYMSFIQSCSECGGTGEIVKDRCKDCGGKGFTEEDVSLKFDIPAGIDDGQRVRLSGKGNVSKTGEIGDLYVIVRVKEDSHFLRDGDDLYIEVPVFFTQAILGESIEVPTPRGKAELKLKVGTKDKQRFTIYGEGVPNIRTKKNGDLIVQVNVQTPKKLNEKQEALLRELQENFGSKGGDDEGILDKIKNFFK; this comes from the coding sequence GTGGAAGAAGATTATTATGAAATTTTAGGCGTGGCGCGCGACGCGGACGCCGAGACGATAAAAAAGGCGTTTCGAAAGCTCGCTTTGCAATTCCACCCCGACCGCAACCAGGGCGACAAGGAGTCGGAGGAGAAATTTAAAAAGATCAACGAAGCGTATCAAATTTTAAGCGACGATCAAAAGCGCAGGATGTATGATCGCTACGGCAAAGAGGGCATCAGCGGCGCATATGGCGGCGCGGGCGGCGGAGGATTTGACTTCGGCTCCATTTTCGGCGATTTTTTCGAGCAGGCATTCGGCGGCGGCGGTCGCTCGACTCGTCCCAGCGATCCATACGGCATAGATACCGAGCTGGCCGTAACGCTGGAGTTTAAAGAGGCCTTAGAGGGCGTACACAAGGAGATAAAATACAAAATCAAAAAGCCGTGCTCCACCTGCGACGCCACCGGCTCGAAGGACAAAAAAAGACATACCTGCTCCGCTTGCGGCGGCACGGGGCGCGTCGCGGTCAGACGCGGCTATATGAGCTTCATCCAAAGCTGCTCCGAATGCGGCGGCACGGGCGAGATCGTAAAAGATAGATGCAAGGATTGCGGCGGTAAGGGCTTTACCGAAGAGGACGTTAGCCTTAAATTTGACATCCCCGCAGGTATCGACGACGGACAGCGCGTGCGCCTAAGCGGCAAGGGCAACGTCTCTAAAACCGGCGAAATCGGTGATCTGTACGTGATAGTGCGCGTGAAGGAAGACAGCCATTTCCTGCGCGACGGAGACGACCTATATATCGAGGTGCCAGTGTTTTTCACGCAGGCGATCTTGGGCGAGAGCATCGAGGTGCCGACGCCGCGCGGCAAGGCGGAACTGAAGCTCAAAGTAGGCACGAAGGACAAGCAGCGCTTCACGATCTACGGCGAGGGCGTGCCGAATATCCGCACCAAGAAAAACGGCGATCTGATCGTGCAGGTAAACGTCCAGACGCCTAAAAAATTGAACGAGAAGCAGGAGGCACTTTTGCGCGAGCTTCAAGAAAACTTCGGCAGCAAGGGCGGAGACGACGAGGGGATACTCGATAAGATCAAGAATTTTTTCAAGTAA
- a CDS encoding response regulator transcription factor, with protein sequence MINVLMIEDDSEFAQLLTEYLAKFNIQVTNFEDPYLGISAGIKNYDLLILDLTLPGMDGLEVCKEIREKYDIPIIISSARSDVSDRVVGLQIGADDYLPKPYDPKEMHARIMSLIRRYKKASEKEETATDSVFRIDDKRHEIYFGEESLVLTPAEYEILEYLIKQHSFSVSREQLVYHCKSLKDKDSKSLDVIIGRLRTKIGDSSKAPKHIFSVRGIGYKLIG encoded by the coding sequence ATGATAAATGTATTGATGATAGAAGACGACAGCGAGTTCGCACAGCTTCTAACCGAATATCTGGCTAAATTTAACATCCAAGTTACAAACTTCGAAGACCCGTATCTGGGCATTAGCGCTGGGATCAAAAACTACGATCTGCTGATTTTGGATCTTACGCTTCCTGGAATGGACGGACTTGAGGTTTGCAAAGAGATTCGCGAGAAATACGACATCCCGATCATCATCAGCTCGGCTAGAAGCGACGTGAGCGATCGCGTAGTGGGCCTTCAGATCGGAGCGGACGATTACCTACCGAAACCTTATGATCCAAAAGAGATGCACGCGCGCATCATGAGCCTCATCCGCCGCTATAAAAAAGCTAGCGAGAAGGAAGAAACCGCCACGGATAGCGTATTTCGTATCGACGACAAGCGCCATGAAATTTACTTCGGCGAGGAATCGCTCGTGCTAACGCCTGCGGAGTATGAAATTTTAGAATACCTCATCAAGCAGCACAGCTTTTCGGTATCCCGCGAGCAGCTCGTATACCATTGCAAGAGCCTAAAAGATAAGGATTCAAAGAGCTTAGATGTCATCATCGGGCGCCTACGCACCAAAATCGGCGACAGCTCCAAAGCGCCTAAGCATATCTTTTCGGTTCGCGGTATCGGCTACAAGCTCATCGGATGA
- a CDS encoding ArsS family sensor histidine kinase translates to MKHSLITKISVFFVIAIILVCVLFITFARMQMNRALGSMQANQINAVNNLLELYKRNAPPSDIERYFSSYGLELVKDKNIIQNIITSGKIFFVQDTSIGEFSSVEYNNSLFLNIKNNSFVVVFESLGTKNLNDPLWVGFLLTMAVLISLYLSIVRSFTPLKKLSKNIKKFAQGNLDVNLAATHSEDEIGQVAQEFNNAIAKIQELIRSRQLFLRTIMHELKTPIGKGRLITEMLDDETQKERLVNVFERLEILINEFAKIEQLLSKSYSLNYQDYHFSLILEQVKDMSMLDNWDELISSDIKCDAVINVDFGLFALAIKNLIDNALKYSSDKKVRIICDENKVSVANRGAALAKSFEHYKQAFIRNKDEKATGMGLGLYIIDKICELHKFRFEYNYSDGTHYFSIVFSPKGAI, encoded by the coding sequence ATGAAGCACTCCTTAATCACCAAAATTTCGGTTTTTTTTGTAATCGCGATCATCTTAGTCTGCGTGCTTTTCATCACGTTCGCACGGATGCAGATGAATAGAGCCCTAGGCAGCATGCAGGCTAATCAAATAAACGCGGTCAATAATCTACTTGAGCTATACAAACGTAATGCCCCTCCCAGCGATATTGAGCGCTACTTCTCCAGCTATGGCTTGGAGCTTGTAAAAGACAAAAATATCATCCAAAACATCATCACGAGCGGTAAAATTTTTTTCGTTCAAGACACTTCTATCGGCGAGTTTAGCTCGGTCGAGTATAATAATTCGCTGTTTTTAAATATAAAAAACAACTCTTTCGTCGTGGTTTTCGAAAGCCTTGGCACGAAGAATTTAAACGATCCGCTCTGGGTTGGATTTCTGCTTACGATGGCGGTTTTGATCTCGCTTTATTTATCGATCGTGCGAAGTTTTACGCCGCTAAAAAAACTAAGCAAAAATATCAAAAAATTCGCCCAGGGCAACTTGGACGTAAATTTAGCCGCCACGCATAGCGAGGACGAGATCGGGCAGGTCGCGCAGGAATTTAACAACGCAATCGCTAAAATTCAAGAGCTGATCCGCTCGCGCCAGCTATTTTTACGCACCATCATGCATGAGCTTAAAACCCCGATCGGCAAGGGCAGGCTAATCACCGAAATGCTCGATGACGAAACGCAAAAAGAGCGGCTCGTCAATGTCTTCGAACGGCTTGAAATTTTAATCAACGAGTTTGCCAAAATCGAGCAACTGCTCTCAAAAAGCTACTCGCTAAATTATCAGGATTATCATTTCAGCCTCATTTTAGAACAGGTCAAAGATATGTCGATGCTCGATAATTGGGATGAGCTCATTAGCTCGGATATCAAGTGCGATGCGGTGATAAACGTAGATTTTGGACTATTTGCGCTGGCGATTAAAAATTTAATCGACAATGCCCTAAAATACTCCAGCGATAAAAAAGTCCGCATCATCTGCGACGAAAATAAAGTAAGCGTCGCCAACCGCGGCGCAGCTCTTGCAAAATCATTCGAGCACTACAAGCAGGCCTTTATTAGAAATAAAGACGAGAAAGCCACCGGCATGGGGCTTGGGCTTTACATCATCGATAAAATTTGCGAGCTACACAAATTCCGCTTCGAGTACAATTACAGCGACGGCACGCACTACTTCTCGATCGTCTTTTCGCCGAAGGGCGCCATATGA
- the recR gene encoding recombination mediator RecR: MSGTDRFEELVASFEKLPGVGKKSALRFAYYVSVQNSFLGLNLAHNIEEAVRGLHRCRICGAVCEGEICEYCADDERESDKICIVENPKDIFILESNKIYNGRYFVLDAADEDKIAALREMVSRNGARELIFALTPGINSDGIMLYVEDKLADLSLKFTKLAQGVPTGVSLDNVDMLSLIKAINGRTDI, from the coding sequence ATGAGCGGCACAGATAGGTTTGAAGAGCTCGTCGCAAGCTTTGAAAAGCTTCCGGGCGTGGGCAAAAAATCCGCCCTGCGCTTTGCCTACTACGTAAGCGTGCAAAATTCCTTCCTAGGGCTAAATTTAGCACACAATATCGAAGAGGCGGTGCGCGGACTGCATAGATGCCGCATCTGCGGTGCGGTATGCGAGGGCGAGATCTGCGAATACTGCGCCGACGACGAGCGCGAGAGCGATAAAATTTGCATCGTCGAAAATCCAAAAGATATCTTTATTTTAGAGAGTAATAAAATTTACAACGGTCGCTACTTCGTGCTAGACGCCGCTGACGAAGATAAAATCGCGGCGCTACGCGAGATGGTGAGCCGAAACGGCGCGCGCGAGCTGATATTTGCGCTGACGCCGGGCATCAACTCAGACGGCATCATGCTTTACGTCGAGGACAAACTCGCGGATCTAAGCTTGAAATTTACCAAGCTCGCTCAGGGCGTGCCTACGGGCGTGAGTTTAGATAACGTCGATATGCTCTCGCTAATAAAGGCTATCAACGGGCGCACCGATATTTAA
- the murC gene encoding UDP-N-acetylmuramate--L-alanine ligase, which yields MKKVHFIGIGGIGISALARFLHEKNFIISGSDIKESETTYKLRADGMEIITPHDASAIKDQEIVIYSAAIKEDNVELQAARKKGIVCLSRKEALPFVLKDKRVFAVAGAHGKSTTSAITSALINGSVIIGAISKQFGSNMKYENSENIIFEADESDSSFLNSNPYVAVVTNAEPEHMDHYDNDLDKFHAAYRGFLERAKIRVINAEDEFLSSIKLGCIKLFPSRDITDLKVLLRDHQPFMSFNLKELGRFEVYGLGRHIAIDASLAILAAACETGLEQIRKNLLNYKGIKKRFDILCATPNFVLIDDYGHHPTEIRATLQSAREYASLLGLSKITAIFQPHRFSRLKANLNAFKECFAGVEELVVLPVYAAGEPSNGIDLKEEFKGLGALFTERVFRNGEKIEFSDIFGVRHIINDGLVIGFGAGDITYQLRGEF from the coding sequence GTGAAAAAGGTTCATTTTATCGGCATCGGCGGCATAGGCATCTCCGCATTAGCGAGATTTTTACACGAGAAAAATTTTATCATTTCGGGTTCGGATATCAAAGAAAGCGAGACGACCTACAAGCTAAGAGCGGACGGCATGGAGATCATCACTCCGCACGACGCTTCGGCGATCAAGGATCAGGAGATCGTCATCTACTCCGCCGCGATCAAAGAGGACAATGTCGAGCTGCAAGCCGCGCGCAAAAAGGGTATCGTCTGTCTCTCGCGCAAGGAGGCCCTGCCCTTCGTGCTAAAAGACAAGCGCGTCTTCGCAGTCGCCGGCGCGCACGGCAAAAGTACCACGAGCGCGATAACCTCGGCGCTGATAAACGGCTCGGTCATCATCGGCGCGATCTCCAAGCAGTTCGGCTCGAACATGAAGTACGAAAACAGCGAAAATATCATCTTTGAAGCCGACGAGAGCGATTCAAGCTTTTTAAATTCCAACCCTTACGTTGCGGTCGTAACCAACGCCGAGCCCGAGCATATGGATCATTACGACAACGATTTGGATAAATTTCACGCGGCGTATCGCGGCTTTTTGGAGCGCGCCAAGATCCGCGTGATAAACGCCGAGGATGAGTTTTTAAGCTCGATAAAGCTCGGCTGTATCAAGCTCTTTCCTTCACGCGACATAACGGATCTGAAGGTGCTGCTGCGCGATCATCAGCCGTTTATGAGCTTTAATCTTAAAGAGCTCGGGCGCTTCGAGGTTTACGGGCTCGGAAGACACATCGCGATTGACGCGTCGCTAGCGATCCTAGCCGCGGCGTGCGAGACGGGACTAGAGCAGATCCGTAAAAATTTGCTAAATTACAAAGGCATAAAAAAGCGCTTCGACATCCTGTGCGCCACCCCAAACTTCGTGCTCATAGACGACTACGGCCATCACCCTACCGAGATCAGAGCGACGCTGCAAAGCGCGCGCGAATACGCTAGCCTGCTTGGGCTTAGCAAGATCACGGCGATCTTTCAGCCGCACCGCTTCAGCAGGCTTAAGGCGAATTTAAACGCTTTTAAGGAGTGCTTTGCGGGCGTGGAGGAGCTAGTTGTACTGCCCGTTTACGCTGCGGGCGAGCCGAGTAACGGCATCGATCTGAAAGAGGAGTTTAAGGGGCTCGGGGCACTTTTTACCGAGCGGGTCTTTAGAAACGGTGAGAAGATAGAATTTAGCGATATTTTCGGCGTCCGCCACATCATAAACGACGGGCTGGTGATCGGATTTGGCGCGGGCGACATCACCTATCAGCTGCGCGGAGAATTTTAA
- a CDS encoding endonuclease MutS2, whose protein sequence is MISDELFTRLDLSEYLAKFKSFLAREKPLFLSGDSKLNFEKISELTKFDLAQCESVANLDDALMRISKHGVLHISEIYEFSKIVRYFLYLKKQPFEGKLAAWLAKIEIPQPIAQLKDYFDDQGGFCDAIDERFGALNEAFKIKRDEIEQTLKRLIYSKALSPYLADTQIHYISDTEALLVRGGFNHVLKGSVVARSSGGYFYVLPDAIAALKSAQSAILDKKEQIVFEHCKQISAVFNKNLAFLKFINAAFDQIDALIARAAMARASDYEFILPEPSRDIVLDSFAHPALKNPKRVSVEFSGKILLITGVNAGGKSMLLKSILSAALLAKYLLPMPIRASGSRIGTFKEFELIMEDPQNSKNDISTFAGRMVAFSKLFGRKEILIGVDEIELGTDFEEAASLYGAMIEQLISGDVKMIITTHHKRLAMLLAKDPRVELLAALYDEKNSAPKYEFLKGTIGKSYAFETALRYGIAQNLIAAARKNYGENKENLNEAISKAINLELELKQKLAQTQQKEEKLDALSEALKDQRERAQSELKAELSRLQNEYYRAISEAKRSVSLSDVREKQRAINRANELARAVQQPELSTPEPQSFKAGDRVKYGKIKGEILSLSKTQALMLSDGIRLRVPLGELKRSGAAPAPAKNISIKVQKPTSASLVLDLHGLRAEEAISRLDKFISQSLVMGFDEIIVKHGIGTGKLAFAVKEFLKSHPSVKGFRDGTPAEGGFGSKVVSL, encoded by the coding sequence ATGATCAGTGACGAACTCTTTACGCGCCTCGATCTGAGCGAGTATCTAGCCAAATTTAAAAGCTTTTTGGCGCGCGAAAAGCCACTATTTTTAAGCGGCGATAGTAAGCTAAATTTTGAAAAAATTTCAGAGCTTACGAAATTCGATCTCGCGCAGTGCGAGAGCGTCGCAAACCTAGACGACGCGCTAATGCGTATTTCAAAGCACGGCGTGCTTCATATCAGCGAAATTTACGAGTTTAGCAAGATCGTCCGATATTTTTTGTATCTCAAAAAACAGCCTTTTGAGGGCAAACTCGCTGCTTGGCTTGCAAAGATCGAGATCCCGCAGCCCATCGCGCAACTAAAGGATTATTTCGACGATCAGGGCGGCTTTTGCGACGCGATAGACGAGCGCTTCGGCGCGCTAAACGAGGCGTTTAAGATAAAGCGTGATGAGATCGAGCAGACGCTAAAAAGGCTGATCTATTCCAAAGCCCTTTCGCCGTATCTTGCCGACACGCAGATCCACTACATAAGCGACACCGAGGCCCTGCTGGTGCGCGGCGGCTTTAATCACGTGCTAAAAGGCAGCGTCGTAGCGCGCTCAAGCGGAGGCTATTTTTACGTGCTGCCCGATGCGATCGCGGCTCTGAAGTCCGCTCAAAGCGCGATTTTGGATAAAAAAGAGCAGATCGTATTCGAGCACTGCAAGCAGATTAGCGCGGTTTTTAATAAAAACTTAGCCTTTCTGAAATTTATAAACGCCGCCTTTGATCAGATCGATGCGCTGATTGCGCGCGCCGCGATGGCAAGAGCGAGCGATTATGAGTTCATCTTGCCTGAGCCCTCGCGCGACATCGTCCTAGACAGCTTCGCCCACCCCGCGCTTAAAAATCCAAAGCGCGTGAGCGTGGAGTTTAGCGGCAAAATTCTGCTCATCACCGGCGTGAATGCGGGCGGAAAATCGATGCTTTTAAAAAGCATTCTAAGCGCGGCGCTGCTAGCTAAATACCTCCTTCCGATGCCTATTCGCGCAAGCGGCAGCCGCATCGGCACCTTTAAGGAGTTCGAGCTCATAATGGAGGATCCGCAAAACTCCAAAAACGACATCTCGACCTTTGCGGGCAGGATGGTTGCCTTTAGCAAGCTGTTCGGGCGCAAAGAAATTCTAATCGGCGTCGATGAGATCGAGCTGGGTACCGATTTTGAGGAGGCTGCGAGCCTATACGGCGCAATGATCGAGCAGCTGATAAGCGGCGACGTGAAGATGATCATCACCACGCATCACAAGCGCCTAGCGATGCTGCTGGCGAAAGATCCGCGCGTGGAGCTGCTGGCGGCGCTTTACGACGAGAAAAACAGCGCGCCGAAATATGAGTTTTTAAAGGGCACGATCGGCAAATCCTACGCCTTTGAAACCGCGCTGCGCTACGGCATAGCGCAAAATTTGATCGCTGCAGCGCGCAAAAACTACGGCGAAAACAAAGAAAACCTGAACGAAGCGATCTCAAAAGCGATAAATTTGGAGCTTGAGCTAAAACAAAAACTAGCCCAGACGCAGCAAAAAGAGGAGAAATTAGACGCGCTAAGCGAGGCTCTAAAAGATCAGCGCGAGCGCGCGCAAAGCGAGCTGAAGGCCGAGCTTTCAAGACTGCAAAACGAATACTACCGCGCGATTTCGGAGGCCAAACGTAGCGTGAGCCTAAGCGACGTGCGCGAAAAGCAGCGTGCCATAAACCGCGCAAACGAGCTCGCACGGGCCGTGCAGCAGCCTGAACTCAGCACGCCGGAGCCGCAAAGCTTTAAAGCGGGCGATCGCGTAAAATACGGCAAGATCAAGGGCGAAATTTTATCACTCAGCAAAACCCAGGCGCTGATGCTAAGCGACGGTATCAGGCTACGCGTGCCGCTTGGCGAGCTAAAGCGCAGCGGTGCGGCACCCGCGCCCGCAAAAAACATCAGCATTAAGGTGCAAAAGCCCACCTCCGCGTCGCTCGTGCTCGATCTGCATGGCTTGCGCGCCGAGGAAGCGATCAGCAGGCTTGATAAATTCATCAGCCAAAGCCTCGTGATGGGCTTTGATGAGATCATCGTAAAGCACGGCATCGGCACGGGCAAGCTCGCGTTCGCGGTAAAGGAGTTTTTAAAATCGCACCCGAGCGTCAAGGGCTTTCGCGACGGCACGCCCGCAGAAGGGGGCTTCGGCTCAAAGGTCGTATCGCTTTAG
- a CDS encoding CorA family divalent cation transporter, which produces MNPITEKRSVSGYYYAEDREYVYFVTDAPREQNYRFIFDAGAIYLQEGAAEPRLSSEAEFFAVVKKILAQYRDKILEHSAELENYEKIYTRHGDFSKFMKRHSILKYEIRKFQNKISHFYEALLICGNEQPALKKRLKNYAYEAGVFKGVMSEYAVRIEDIYQFIQGLKNDKISRNIYILTIISSLLLPLNFITSFFGMNTTGLFLSDSQHGTLIVTLAMCVIFVVMVSFFMLYVKKRN; this is translated from the coding sequence TTGAACCCGATTACCGAAAAGCGCAGCGTTTCGGGCTACTACTACGCCGAAGATCGCGAGTATGTGTATTTCGTGACGGACGCGCCGCGCGAGCAAAACTACCGCTTTATCTTCGACGCGGGCGCGATCTATTTGCAGGAGGGTGCCGCCGAGCCGCGGCTTAGCAGCGAGGCGGAGTTTTTCGCGGTCGTCAAAAAGATCCTAGCACAGTACCGCGATAAAATTTTAGAGCACTCCGCAGAGCTTGAGAATTACGAAAAAATCTACACGCGCCACGGCGATTTTTCAAAATTTATGAAAAGGCATTCGATCCTAAAATACGAAATCCGCAAATTTCAAAACAAAATTTCGCATTTTTACGAGGCGCTGCTCATCTGCGGAAACGAGCAGCCGGCGCTTAAAAAGCGGCTGAAAAACTACGCCTACGAAGCGGGCGTTTTCAAGGGCGTGATGAGCGAATACGCCGTCAGGATCGAGGATATCTATCAATTCATCCAGGGCCTCAAAAATGACAAGATCAGCCGCAACATCTACATTCTCACGATCATCTCGTCGTTGCTGCTGCCGCTAAATTTCATCACGAGCTTTTTTGGGATGAACACGACGGGGCTGTTTTTAAGCGACTCGCAGCATGGCACGCTCATCGTGACGCTTGCGATGTGCGTGATTTTCGTAGTGATGGTCAGCTTTTTTATGCTTTACGTCAAAAAGCGAAACTAA
- a CDS encoding methylated-DNA--protein-cysteine methyltransferase 1 yields MKFIAYYDSPLGKITLAGDEAGLCGLWFEGEKYYAHALVTSSANGKFCARDIAAKTDAAARKGCYEKGRALETKSSADKKRGDDDLLAKEQHATSKTQRDFAALKKSEKSDIAAKAESSTDVKFYARTLIESEKFFTRDFAAYDASKKPRATNLSAQSASEKFCAKRAKRAKRAKRVL; encoded by the coding sequence ATGAAATTTATCGCATATTACGACTCGCCGCTTGGTAAAATCACGCTCGCGGGCGATGAGGCGGGGCTTTGCGGACTGTGGTTTGAGGGCGAGAAATACTACGCGCATGCTCTCGTGACAAGCAGCGCGAACGGCAAATTCTGCGCGCGCGATATTGCGGCAAAAACAGATGCCGCCGCGAGAAAGGGTTGCTACGAGAAAGGTCGTGCGCTAGAAACGAAAAGCAGCGCGGATAAAAAGCGGGGCGACGATGATCTGCTCGCAAAAGAGCAGCACGCCACGAGCAAAACACAGCGCGATTTTGCGGCGTTGAAAAAGAGCGAAAAGAGTGATATTGCTGCAAAAGCGGAGAGCAGCACGGACGTAAAATTCTACGCGCGCACACTTATAGAGAGCGAAAAATTCTTCACGCGCGATTTTGCGGCTTATGATGCGAGTAAAAAACCTCGCGCGACCAATCTTTCGGCGCAAAGCGCGAGCGAAAAATTCTGCGCAAAACGAGCAAAACGAGCAAAACGAGCAAAGCGGGTACTTTGA
- a CDS encoding methylated-DNA--[protein]-cysteine S-methyltransferase, translating into MRVKNLARPIFRRKARAKNSAQNEQNEQNEQSGYFEEKNLAVFDQTRRWLDLYFSGREPGFTPALNPSGSAFRRTVWEILLKIPYGKTTTYGQIAREIDAARGLAKMSAQAVGGAVGHNEISIIIPCHRVIGAHGNLTGYAGGIDRKIKLLQPGGVDMRGLFTPPNSTAP; encoded by the coding sequence ATGCGAGTAAAAAACCTCGCGCGACCAATCTTTCGGCGCAAAGCGCGAGCGAAAAATTCTGCGCAAAACGAGCAAAACGAGCAAAACGAGCAAAGCGGGTACTTTGAGGAGAAAAACCTGGCCGTTTTCGATCAAACTAGGCGCTGGCTCGATCTGTATTTTAGCGGACGCGAGCCGGGTTTTACGCCCGCTCTAAATCCCTCAGGCTCGGCGTTTAGGCGCACCGTGTGGGAAATTTTGCTTAAAATTCCATACGGCAAAACCACGACCTACGGGCAGATCGCACGCGAAATCGACGCGGCACGCGGGCTAGCGAAGATGTCCGCGCAAGCCGTGGGCGGCGCCGTAGGGCACAACGAAATCTCGATCATCATCCCCTGCCACCGCGTCATAGGCGCGCACGGCAACCTCACGGGCTATGCAGGCGGCATCGATAGAAAAATAAAGCTGCTGCAGCCAGGGGGCGTCGATATGCGAGGGCTTTTCACACCCCCAAATAGCACCGCGCCGTAA
- a CDS encoding MGMT family protein — MVLTQNLIYEILSVVEEIPAGRVASYGQIARLIGLPACSRLVGRVLSQAELYGDYPCHRALYHAGALAASFAAQRELLEAEGVEFRGRRVRMKKHRWEC, encoded by the coding sequence ATGGTTTTGACGCAAAATTTGATCTATGAAATTTTATCGGTCGTAGAGGAGATCCCCGCGGGCAGGGTCGCTAGCTACGGACAGATCGCGCGCCTGATCGGGCTGCCCGCTTGCTCGCGGCTCGTGGGGCGCGTGCTCTCGCAAGCAGAGCTCTACGGCGACTACCCGTGCCACCGCGCCCTTTATCACGCGGGCGCCTTGGCGGCGAGCTTTGCGGCTCAGCGCGAACTGCTAGAGGCCGAAGGCGTGGAATTTAGAGGCAGGCGCGTCCGTATGAAAAAGCACCGCTGGGAGTGCTAA